From Streptomyces sp. TLI_053, a single genomic window includes:
- a CDS encoding ABC transporter ATP-binding protein codes for MIELHDLTKRYGSTLAVDRLSFKVPQGVVTGFLGPNGAGKSTTMRMILDLDRPTGGRVTIDGRRYGQLSEPLKYIGALLEAKAVHPGRTARDHLLWLAQSNRIPERRVDEALALVGLTPVARKRARGFSLGMGQRLGIACALLGDPEIVMFDEPVNGLDPEGILWIRNLMKRLAAEGRTVFVSSHLMSEMAVTADHLVVIGRGRLLADLPMAEFIRRNSRSAVRLRTPQPERLLDALAGAGLRHEAGPGGSVEVVDGDLAALGDLAAANGVVLHELSPQQASLEEAFMQMTADAVEYHAGDGPGRDAAGAPGVWGADWKGGAAGQPAARGTEEN; via the coding sequence ATGATCGAGTTGCACGACCTGACCAAACGTTACGGCTCGACCCTGGCCGTCGACCGGCTGAGCTTCAAGGTCCCGCAGGGCGTGGTCACCGGGTTCCTGGGGCCCAACGGTGCCGGGAAGTCCACCACGATGCGCATGATCCTCGACCTGGACCGCCCCACCGGCGGCCGGGTCACCATCGACGGCAGGAGATACGGACAGCTGAGCGAACCGCTCAAGTACATCGGCGCGCTGCTGGAGGCCAAGGCCGTCCACCCCGGCCGCACCGCCCGGGACCACCTGCTCTGGCTCGCCCAGAGCAACCGGATCCCCGAGCGCCGGGTCGACGAGGCGCTCGCCCTGGTCGGCCTCACCCCGGTCGCCCGCAAGCGGGCCCGCGGCTTCTCGCTCGGCATGGGCCAGCGCCTCGGCATCGCCTGCGCGCTGCTCGGGGACCCGGAGATCGTGATGTTCGACGAACCGGTGAACGGGCTCGACCCGGAGGGCATCCTCTGGATCCGCAACCTCATGAAGCGCCTCGCCGCCGAGGGCCGGACCGTCTTCGTCTCCTCCCACCTGATGAGCGAGATGGCCGTCACGGCGGACCACCTGGTGGTCATCGGCCGGGGCCGGCTGCTGGCCGACCTGCCGATGGCCGAATTCATCCGGCGCAACTCCCGCTCCGCCGTCCGACTGCGCACCCCGCAGCCCGAGCGGCTGCTCGACGCGCTGGCCGGAGCCGGGCTGCGGCACGAGGCGGGCCCCGGGGGTTCGGTCGAGGTGGTCGACGGCGACCTCGCCGCACTCGGCGACCTGGCCGCCGCGAACGGCGTGGTGCTGCACGAACTCAGCCCGCAGCAGGCCTCGTTGGAGGAGGCGTTCATGCAGATGACGGCCGACGCGGTGGAGTACCACGCCGGCGACGGGCCGGGCCGGGACGCGGCCGGCGCACCCGGCGTCTGGGGCGCCGACTGGAAGGGCGGGGCGGCCGGGCAGCCGGCCGCCCGCGGCACGGAGGAGAACTGA
- a CDS encoding ABC transporter permease subunit — translation MASFPAVLRSEWTKIRSVRSTIWTLALTFVVTLGVGALLSLLTNNNFEEFRSDNTPFDATGTAFSGILLGELAIIVFGVLAIGNEYSSGMIRVTLAAVPQRGTLLTGKAVVLGGLALAVSLVTAFLTFFTGQALLGDHSTSLGEPNVLRAVFGAALYLTMLCLFSAGVTTMLHNQTLALGVLVPFFFLLSPILSAVPGAKTVAHYFPDYAGSRMLLVYEQHGQPYGPWAGFLICLAWTVAALAGGALVLKNRDA, via the coding sequence ATGGCGTCCTTCCCCGCGGTCCTGCGCTCCGAGTGGACCAAGATCCGCAGCGTCCGCTCGACGATCTGGACCCTCGCGCTGACCTTCGTGGTCACCCTCGGCGTCGGCGCCCTGCTGTCGCTGCTGACCAACAACAACTTCGAGGAGTTCCGCAGCGACAACACCCCGTTCGACGCCACCGGCACCGCCTTCTCCGGCATTCTCCTCGGCGAGCTGGCGATCATCGTCTTCGGCGTCCTGGCGATCGGCAACGAGTACAGCAGCGGGATGATCCGGGTCACCCTGGCGGCCGTCCCGCAGCGCGGCACCCTGCTCACCGGCAAGGCCGTGGTCCTCGGGGGGCTCGCCCTGGCGGTCTCGCTGGTGACGGCCTTCCTGACCTTCTTCACCGGCCAGGCGCTGCTCGGCGACCACTCGACCTCGCTGGGCGAGCCGAACGTGCTGCGCGCGGTGTTCGGCGCCGCGCTCTACCTGACGATGCTCTGCCTCTTCTCGGCCGGGGTCACCACGATGCTGCACAACCAGACCCTCGCGCTGGGCGTGCTGGTGCCGTTCTTCTTCCTGCTCTCGCCGATCCTCTCCGCGGTGCCGGGCGCCAAGACCGTCGCCCACTACTTCCCCGACTACGCGGGCTCCCGGATGCTGCTGGTCTACGAGCAGCACGGCCAGCCGTACGGGCCGTGGGCGGGCTTCCTGATCTGCCTGGCCTGGACGGTCGCCGCGCTGGCCGGCGGGGCGCTGGTGCTGAAGAACCGCGACGCCTGA
- a CDS encoding LLM class flavin-dependent oxidoreductase encodes MTRTSTRAETRRPVGVRPPAPGPALTPTTVTAAAGTPLPADRRTAAAGADTAPVQVGAFLLSAQFPGQTHGEALDRTVRAAVAAEQAGLDSVWLAEHHFVPYGVCPNAATLAALLLGRTRRIGIGTAVSVLSTTHPVALGEQAALLHLTSDGRFTLGVGRGGPWIDLEVFGGGVDAFERGFPERLDLLLRWLRGTRVGAAGPQFTFPEVAVVPRATEPPRQPDLGAWLGLDERAGTLRFPRQRLDADGSAEELTATGRPVAGPPMVVACTSPGGVRTAAERGLPMLLGMHSGDEDKLHMLELYRSAWLAAGRGEEQLRRITRQHVAAGVAQVDDRASTARATLLGAMPGWFEFGLGAHRTVDGRERKMRDPHQYTELLCDLHAVGTPRQCADRLLATAERTGIRRFALLAEGSGDREATLHNIARLGSEVLPQLG; translated from the coding sequence ATGACCAGAACCAGCACCCGCGCCGAGACCCGCCGGCCCGTCGGGGTACGCCCGCCGGCCCCCGGCCCGGCGCTGACCCCCACCACCGTGACGGCCGCCGCCGGCACCCCGCTGCCGGCGGACCGGCGCACCGCCGCCGCCGGCGCGGACACCGCACCCGTCCAGGTCGGGGCGTTCCTGCTCTCGGCGCAGTTCCCCGGCCAGACCCACGGGGAGGCGCTCGACCGCACCGTCCGCGCCGCCGTCGCGGCCGAACAGGCGGGACTCGACAGCGTCTGGCTGGCCGAGCACCACTTCGTCCCGTACGGGGTCTGCCCCAACGCCGCCACGCTGGCCGCACTGCTGCTCGGCCGGACCAGGCGGATCGGCATCGGCACGGCGGTCAGCGTGCTCTCCACCACCCATCCGGTGGCTCTCGGGGAACAGGCGGCACTGCTGCACCTCACCTCCGACGGACGCTTCACGCTCGGGGTGGGGCGCGGCGGCCCGTGGATCGACCTGGAGGTGTTCGGCGGCGGTGTCGACGCCTTCGAACGGGGCTTCCCGGAGCGGCTCGACCTGCTGCTGCGCTGGCTGCGCGGGACCCGGGTGGGCGCGGCCGGGCCGCAGTTCACCTTCCCCGAGGTCGCCGTGGTGCCACGGGCCACCGAGCCACCGCGGCAGCCGGACCTCGGCGCCTGGCTCGGCCTCGACGAACGGGCCGGCACCCTGCGCTTCCCCCGCCAGCGCCTGGACGCCGACGGCTCCGCCGAGGAGCTCACCGCCACCGGCCGGCCGGTGGCCGGCCCGCCGATGGTGGTGGCCTGCACCTCGCCCGGCGGGGTCCGCACCGCCGCCGAGCGGGGCCTGCCGATGCTGCTGGGCATGCACTCCGGCGACGAGGACAAGCTGCACATGCTGGAGCTGTATCGTTCCGCCTGGCTGGCGGCCGGGCGCGGCGAGGAGCAACTGCGGCGGATCACCCGTCAGCACGTCGCGGCCGGGGTCGCCCAGGTCGACGACCGTGCCTCGACCGCCCGGGCCACCCTGCTGGGCGCCATGCCCGGCTGGTTCGAGTTCGGGCTCGGCGCCCACCGCACGGTGGACGGCCGGGAGCGGAAGATGCGCGATCCGCACCAGTACACCGAGCTGCTCTGCGACCTGCACGCGGTCGGAACCCCGAGGCAGTGCGCGGACCGGCTGCTGGCCACCGCCGAGCGGACCGGCATC